The proteins below come from a single Miscanthus floridulus cultivar M001 chromosome 1, ASM1932011v1, whole genome shotgun sequence genomic window:
- the LOC136545850 gene encoding alpha-L-arabinofuranosidase 1-like isoform X1, whose amino-acid sequence MGIPRACSVCCFFHVLVLVCSLCQILYVGSVVAQIAQLTVDASPQNAQTIPGNMFGIFFEEINHAGAGGLWAELVSNRGFEAGGSNTPSNIDPWSIIGDESNIIVATDRLSCFASNPIALRMEVLCGASGTNACPSGGVGIYNPGYWGMNIERTKVYRVTMYIRSSDSVELTVSLTSSEGLQNLASHTIMGDKEDFAEWTKVEFDLQSNYINTNSRLQLTTAKSGIIWFDQVSLMPSDTYMGHGFRKDLASMLANLKPRFLKFPGGNYVMGNYLINAFRWSETVGPWEERPGHFNDAWAYWTDDGLGFFEFLQLAEDLGACPVWVVNDGASIYQEVSSATIAAFVKDVVNGIEFARGDPETAWGSVRAAMGHPEPFQLYYVSIGNQECSKYYYKDNYVKFYSAIKASYPDIKIISSCDRSAISPVNPADLYDVHVYTSSGDMFSKSRMFDNTARDGPKAIVSEYAVTGSDAGRGTLIAALAEAAFLIGLERNSDMVEMASCAPLFVNDNDQRWNPDAIVFNSWQHYGCPNYWMLHFFKDSSGAALHPSTIQLPNYDQLVTSAITWKNPHDGNTYLKIKVVNFGSKAVNLNISVTGLETDIQTFGSIKTVLTSGWLQDENSFQQPDKVVPAASPITNAGKRMGVVLNSYSLTSFDLLLDSDQTVPVSVSSLHSSV is encoded by the exons ATGGGCATCCCAAGGGCTTGTTCGGTTTGCTGTTTTTTCCATGTGCTGGTTCTTGTCTGTTCCTTGTGTCAGATACTCTATGTTGGATCAGTGGTGGCTCAAATTGCTCAGTTGACTGTGGATGCTTCACCTCAGAATGCTCAGACAATCCCTGGCAATATGTTTGGCATCTTCTTTGAG GAGATCAACCATGCTGGAGCTGGTGGATTGTGGGCAGAGCTTGTAAGCAACAGAG GTTTTGAAGCTGGTGGTTCTAATACTCCTTCAAACATTGATCCATGGTCGATCATTGGGGATGAATCCAATATTATTGTGGCAACAGATCGTTTATCCTGTTTTGCTAGTAACCCAATTGCACTTCGAATGGAAGTACTTTGTGGAGCTAGTGGAACTAATGCTTGCCCATCAGGAGGAGTTGGAATCTACAATCCTGGTTACTGGGGCATG AACATTGAAAGAACAAAGGTTTATAGAGTTACCATGTACATTAGGTCATCAGATTCGGTGGAGCTGACAGTTTCTTTAACAAGTTCAGAGGGTCTTCAAAATCTAGCTTCTCATACAATCAT GGGAGACAAAGAAGATTTTGCTGAGTGGACGAAGGTTGAATTTGATTTGCAATCAAATTATATAAATACTAATTCAAGACTTCAGCTTACAACCGCCAAAAGTGGCATAATTTGGTTTGATCAAGTATCACTTATGCCCTCAGATACTTATATG GGCCATGGTTTTCGTAAAGATCTTGCCTCTATGCTGGCAAATCTGAAGCCTCGATTTCTAAAATTTCCAG GTGGCAACTATGTAATGGGAAATTACCTTATAAATGCATTCCGCTGGAGTGAAACTGTTGGACCATGGGAAGAGAGACCTGGCCACTTCAATGATGCTTGGGCCTATTGGACTGATGATGGACTTGGGTTTTTTGAATTCCTCCAA CTAGCAGAAGACCTTGGTGCTTGCCCAGTTTGGGTTGTAAATGATG GGGCCAGCATCTATCAAGAAGTTTCATCAGCAACAATAGCTGCATTCGTAAAG GATGTTGTTAATGGTATTGAGTTTGCCAGGGGAGACCCTGAGACTGCATGGGGTTCAGTTCGTGCAGCAATGGGACATCCAGAGCCCTTTCAGCTTTATTATGTTTCAATAGGAAATCAAGAATGTTCAAAGTACTATTATAAAG ATAACTACGTGAAGTTCTATTCTGCAATAAAAGCATCCTATCCAGACATCAAAATCATATCAAGCTGTGACAGATCTGCTATTTCACCAGTCAACCCAGCTGATTTGTATGATGTTCAT GTCTATACTTCATCAGGTGATATGTTTTCCAAATCTAGAATGTTTGATAACACAGCCCGTGACGGACCCAAG GCAATTGTTAGTGAATATGCTGTGACTGGAAGTGATGCTGGCCGAGGAACACTAATAGCTGCTTTAGCTGAAGCTGCATTTCTCATTGGATTAGAAAGGAACAG CGACATGGTTGAGATGGCAAGTTGTGCCCCACTCTTTGTAAACGACAATGATCAAAG GTGGAACCCAGATGCTATTGTGTTTAATTCATGGCAGCACTATGGATGTCCAAATTACTGGATGCTACACTTCTTCAAAGATTCAAGTGGCGCTGCACTTCATCCGTCCACTATTCAACTACCAAACTATGATCAATTGGTCACATCTGCTATCACGTGGAAGAATCCACATGATGGGAACACTTACCTGAAAATAAAg GTTGTAAATTTTGGAAGCAAAGCTGTTAATCTGAATATATCTGTAACTGGGTTGGAAACTGATATTCAGACATTTGGATCCATAAAGACGGTTCTCACGTCAGGTTGGCTACAGGATGAGAACTCCTTCCAACAGCCCGACAAG GTGGTGCCGGCGGCAAGTCCAATAACCAATGCGGGCAAGCGGATGGGTGTTGTACTGAACTCATACTCCCTGACCTCATTTGATCTCCTCTTGGATTCGGACCAGACGGTGCCTGTCTCAGTGTCGAGCCTCCATTCCAGCGTGTGA
- the LOC136500040 gene encoding calmodulin-binding protein 25-like, giving the protein MDTVSLSCAGVAPRSALLSHSFADAAIARALHFSLSDHAPAEPPAATTMLMHGAVAGTDCPGPAMAAAPSPSSSARCRLGPAGGHGGKRRRPRPSKRAPTTYISTDAATFRAMVQRVTGADEADLLQPPQQQQDGGLGIGLFLPHLGVEQFLLAAGHAPHVAAAAAPYATATPAAAAAEQQPLFPTLDSWNVMYGKKNEVVSALTASP; this is encoded by the coding sequence ATGGACACCGTCTCACTCTCCTGCGCGGGCGTGGCGCCGCGGAGCGCGCTCCTGTCGCACTCCTTCGCCGACGCGGCCATCGCGCGCGCGCTCCACTTCTCCCTCTCCGATCACGCCCCGGCCGAGCCGCCCGCGGCCACGACGATGCTGATGCACGGCGCCGTGGCAGGGACGGACTGTCCCGGTCCCGCGATGGccgcagcgccgtcgccgtcgtcgtccgcgCGGTGCCGGCTGGGCCCGGCGGGCGGGCACGGGGGGAAGCGGCGCCGGCCGCGGCCGTCCAAGCGCGCGCCCACCACGTACATCAGCACCGACGCCGCCACCTTCCGCGCCATGGTGCAGCGCGTCACCGGCGCCGACGAGGCCGACCTGCTgcagccgccgcagcagcagcaggacggCGGCCTCGGCATCGGCCTCTTCCTGCCGCACCTCGGCGTCGAGCAGTTCCTCCTGGCGGCGGGACACGCGCCGCacgtcgctgctgctgctgcaccgtACGCGACGGCCAcgcccgccgccgcggcggcggagcAGCAGCCTCTGTTCCCGACGCTGGACTCGTGGAACGTCATGTACGGGAAGAAGAACGAGGTGGTCTCGGCCCTCACTGCTAGCCCATGA
- the LOC136545850 gene encoding alpha-L-arabinofuranosidase 1-like isoform X2 → MFGIFFEEINHAGAGGLWAELVSNRGFEAGGSNTPSNIDPWSIIGDESNIIVATDRLSCFASNPIALRMEVLCGASGTNACPSGGVGIYNPGYWGMNIERTKVYRVTMYIRSSDSVELTVSLTSSEGLQNLASHTIMGDKEDFAEWTKVEFDLQSNYINTNSRLQLTTAKSGIIWFDQVSLMPSDTYMGHGFRKDLASMLANLKPRFLKFPGGNYVMGNYLINAFRWSETVGPWEERPGHFNDAWAYWTDDGLGFFEFLQLAEDLGACPVWVVNDGASIYQEVSSATIAAFVKDVVNGIEFARGDPETAWGSVRAAMGHPEPFQLYYVSIGNQECSKYYYKDNYVKFYSAIKASYPDIKIISSCDRSAISPVNPADLYDVHVYTSSGDMFSKSRMFDNTARDGPKAIVSEYAVTGSDAGRGTLIAALAEAAFLIGLERNSDMVEMASCAPLFVNDNDQRWNPDAIVFNSWQHYGCPNYWMLHFFKDSSGAALHPSTIQLPNYDQLVTSAITWKNPHDGNTYLKIKVVNFGSKAVNLNISVTGLETDIQTFGSIKTVLTSGWLQDENSFQQPDKVVPAASPITNAGKRMGVVLNSYSLTSFDLLLDSDQTVPVSVSSLHSSV, encoded by the exons ATGTTTGGCATCTTCTTTGAG GAGATCAACCATGCTGGAGCTGGTGGATTGTGGGCAGAGCTTGTAAGCAACAGAG GTTTTGAAGCTGGTGGTTCTAATACTCCTTCAAACATTGATCCATGGTCGATCATTGGGGATGAATCCAATATTATTGTGGCAACAGATCGTTTATCCTGTTTTGCTAGTAACCCAATTGCACTTCGAATGGAAGTACTTTGTGGAGCTAGTGGAACTAATGCTTGCCCATCAGGAGGAGTTGGAATCTACAATCCTGGTTACTGGGGCATG AACATTGAAAGAACAAAGGTTTATAGAGTTACCATGTACATTAGGTCATCAGATTCGGTGGAGCTGACAGTTTCTTTAACAAGTTCAGAGGGTCTTCAAAATCTAGCTTCTCATACAATCAT GGGAGACAAAGAAGATTTTGCTGAGTGGACGAAGGTTGAATTTGATTTGCAATCAAATTATATAAATACTAATTCAAGACTTCAGCTTACAACCGCCAAAAGTGGCATAATTTGGTTTGATCAAGTATCACTTATGCCCTCAGATACTTATATG GGCCATGGTTTTCGTAAAGATCTTGCCTCTATGCTGGCAAATCTGAAGCCTCGATTTCTAAAATTTCCAG GTGGCAACTATGTAATGGGAAATTACCTTATAAATGCATTCCGCTGGAGTGAAACTGTTGGACCATGGGAAGAGAGACCTGGCCACTTCAATGATGCTTGGGCCTATTGGACTGATGATGGACTTGGGTTTTTTGAATTCCTCCAA CTAGCAGAAGACCTTGGTGCTTGCCCAGTTTGGGTTGTAAATGATG GGGCCAGCATCTATCAAGAAGTTTCATCAGCAACAATAGCTGCATTCGTAAAG GATGTTGTTAATGGTATTGAGTTTGCCAGGGGAGACCCTGAGACTGCATGGGGTTCAGTTCGTGCAGCAATGGGACATCCAGAGCCCTTTCAGCTTTATTATGTTTCAATAGGAAATCAAGAATGTTCAAAGTACTATTATAAAG ATAACTACGTGAAGTTCTATTCTGCAATAAAAGCATCCTATCCAGACATCAAAATCATATCAAGCTGTGACAGATCTGCTATTTCACCAGTCAACCCAGCTGATTTGTATGATGTTCAT GTCTATACTTCATCAGGTGATATGTTTTCCAAATCTAGAATGTTTGATAACACAGCCCGTGACGGACCCAAG GCAATTGTTAGTGAATATGCTGTGACTGGAAGTGATGCTGGCCGAGGAACACTAATAGCTGCTTTAGCTGAAGCTGCATTTCTCATTGGATTAGAAAGGAACAG CGACATGGTTGAGATGGCAAGTTGTGCCCCACTCTTTGTAAACGACAATGATCAAAG GTGGAACCCAGATGCTATTGTGTTTAATTCATGGCAGCACTATGGATGTCCAAATTACTGGATGCTACACTTCTTCAAAGATTCAAGTGGCGCTGCACTTCATCCGTCCACTATTCAACTACCAAACTATGATCAATTGGTCACATCTGCTATCACGTGGAAGAATCCACATGATGGGAACACTTACCTGAAAATAAAg GTTGTAAATTTTGGAAGCAAAGCTGTTAATCTGAATATATCTGTAACTGGGTTGGAAACTGATATTCAGACATTTGGATCCATAAAGACGGTTCTCACGTCAGGTTGGCTACAGGATGAGAACTCCTTCCAACAGCCCGACAAG GTGGTGCCGGCGGCAAGTCCAATAACCAATGCGGGCAAGCGGATGGGTGTTGTACTGAACTCATACTCCCTGACCTCATTTGATCTCCTCTTGGATTCGGACCAGACGGTGCCTGTCTCAGTGTCGAGCCTCCATTCCAGCGTGTGA